The Mucilaginibacter gracilis genomic interval GATATCCGGTCGAAGGCTTTGAGTCCGGTATTTATTTATGGTGGTATTTTTTTGATATTGGTTTCTGTTGGCCTGTTGGTGCTGGGTTTGCGCGGATAGCTTAAACCATAAAACGAATAACTTACGTGCTATTGCTAATTTAAAAGTAAAACCCTATATTTGCACCTCATTTTAAACAAACAAAATAATTAACAATGTACGCAATAGTAAGTATAGCCGGACAGCAATTTAAAGTTGCTAAAGACCAGCAGATCTTTGTACACCGTTTACAGGGAGATGAAGGCGCTAGTATTGAATTTGACAAGGTATTGTTAGCAGAAAACGAAGGTGCTATTAAATTAGGTTCTGATTTAACAGGTGCAAAAGTAACAGCTAAAATCGTGTCTCATTTAAAGGGTGATAAAGTAATCATCTTCAAGAAGAAAAGAAGAAAAGGTTACAAAAAGAAAAACGGTCACCGTCAGCAATTCACTAAGATCGAGATCACTGGTATTTCGTTATAATTTAAGTTTAACCATAAGAGCCGTTAAGGCTTATAAAAATATAAAAAAATGGCACACAAAAAAGGAGCCGGTAGTTCCAGGAACGGTCGCGAGTCACATAGCAAGCGTTTAGGTATTAAAATTTTTGGCGGTCAGCCAGCAATTGCCGGTAACATCATCGTTCGTCAGCGTGGTACAAAACACAACCCTGATAAAAATGTTGGCATAGGTAAAGATCACACATTATTTGCTTTAATTGATGGCGAAGTAGTTTTCAAAAAGAAAGCTGATAACCGTTCGTACGTATCGGTACTTCCATTCCAGGTTACTGCCGTAGCCGAAGATGCTGCACCGGTAGCAAAACAAGCACCAGTGGCTGTTGAAGCTGCAACTGAAGAAGAAGCTCCTGCAAAAGCACCAAAGGCGCCAAAAGCACCAAAAGCAAAAGCTGCTGATTCAACCGAAGAAGAAGAAGCTTAATTAGCAATTAATAGATATAAAAAAACCTGTTGGGCAAATCCAACAGGTTTTTTTAGTTTGTGGGGTTTTTGGTTATTTGGTATTGCTTAATACAATTTTAAATGTATAGCGCACTTTAACAGGTTTACCATGCTGCTTGCCGGGTTTCCATAAAGGCG includes:
- the rplU gene encoding 50S ribosomal protein L21, with the translated sequence MYAIVSIAGQQFKVAKDQQIFVHRLQGDEGASIEFDKVLLAENEGAIKLGSDLTGAKVTAKIVSHLKGDKVIIFKKKRRKGYKKKNGHRQQFTKIEITGISL
- the rpmA gene encoding 50S ribosomal protein L27, which produces MAHKKGAGSSRNGRESHSKRLGIKIFGGQPAIAGNIIVRQRGTKHNPDKNVGIGKDHTLFALIDGEVVFKKKADNRSYVSVLPFQVTAVAEDAAPVAKQAPVAVEAATEEEAPAKAPKAPKAPKAKAADSTEEEEA